The following are from one region of the Salicibibacter kimchii genome:
- a CDS encoding transposase, with the protein MSQGFRIPIAEDRRVFSPIDRASYTWKKEYAKRTSVERVNSRLDVSFGFEQHTTHGQRKMRMKTGLAMALGHIQEGRPEKMRSLVS; encoded by the coding sequence GTGTCTCAAGGCTTTCGGATTCCGATCGCTGAAGATCGCCGTGTGTTTTCACCCATCGATCGAGCCAGTTATACATGGAAGAAGGAATACGCGAAACGAACATCCGTAGAACGCGTGAACAGCCGGCTTGACGTGTCCTTTGGCTTCGAACAGCATACCACGCACGGGCAAAGAAAGATGAGAATGAAAACGGGGTTGGCGATGGCCTTAGGCCATATCCAAGAAGGGCGTCCGGAAAAAATGCGAAGCCTTGTTTCCTAA
- a CDS encoding plasmid mobilization protein — protein MSEKGRQKINVQKPTDVNDLHQVTEEDLLSDFEKYDAENYDPLEDIDNKEVIAPSNKSEVVTVRLSPQENNMISKLAKENGLSKSSFIRMVVKRSLKHSND, from the coding sequence ATGAGTGAAAAAGGGCGTCAAAAAATAAATGTGCAAAAACCCACTGATGTGAATGATCTTCATCAAGTCACCGAGGAAGACCTTCTCTCCGATTTTGAAAAATACGATGCCGAAAATTATGATCCACTTGAAGATATCGACAATAAAGAAGTGATTGCCCCATCGAACAAATCAGAAGTCGTTACCGTTCGTTTAAGTCCACAAGAAAATAATATGATATCAAAACTGGCAAAAGAAAACGGTCTTTCTAAAAGTTCATTCATTAGGATGGTGGTAAAGCGATCGCTTAAGCATTCTAATGACTAG
- a CDS encoding metal ABC transporter solute-binding protein, Zn/Mn family, which produces MWKTFILIIISGITLTGCQGESSDNETEGSPLQIHTTVFALKDFTSKIGGSEVKAESIYPPNADAHSFEPTANELIELAESDAFIYSGVGMEGFVETAEDMLADEDVMMVAAGEGIELIGSAHDHDHDDHDHDDHDHEHDAEHGDGDPHIFLDPVRSIDVAENIKNTLAELRPEKEAYFTENYEVLRDDLKTLDQTLETTFAEADRDQLIVSHAAYGYWEDRYGLEQLSVLGLSSNEEPSQAELTEIVEIAEEENIGYIVFENNVSSSVTEVIQEEIGAESLVLRNLESISEEDAANDEDYFSMMEKNIETLETALNE; this is translated from the coding sequence ATGTGGAAAACATTTATATTAATCATTATTTCCGGCATAACGCTTACCGGTTGCCAAGGAGAAAGCTCGGATAATGAAACGGAAGGAAGCCCTTTACAGATTCACACGACGGTGTTTGCTTTGAAAGACTTCACGTCAAAAATCGGCGGCAGTGAAGTAAAAGCCGAGAGCATCTACCCGCCGAATGCAGACGCGCATTCCTTTGAACCGACCGCCAATGAGTTGATCGAGCTCGCGGAAAGCGATGCCTTTATTTATTCTGGCGTAGGCATGGAAGGCTTTGTCGAGACAGCCGAAGATATGCTCGCCGATGAGGATGTAATGATGGTCGCGGCGGGAGAGGGCATTGAACTTATTGGCAGCGCCCACGACCATGATCACGACGACCATGATCACGACGACCATGATCACGAACACGACGCTGAACACGGGGACGGCGATCCACACATTTTTCTTGACCCCGTCCGTAGTATAGACGTTGCGGAGAATATTAAAAATACACTTGCTGAGCTACGACCTGAAAAGGAAGCATATTTCACAGAAAACTATGAAGTGCTGCGCGACGATTTGAAAACGCTCGATCAAACGTTGGAAACGACGTTTGCAGAGGCTGACCGTGATCAGCTCATCGTCTCACATGCCGCATACGGATACTGGGAAGACCGTTACGGGTTGGAACAATTAAGTGTGCTTGGCCTTTCTTCAAACGAGGAGCCGTCTCAAGCGGAGCTTACCGAAATCGTTGAAATCGCGGAAGAAGAGAATATCGGTTACATCGTTTTTGAAAATAACGTGAGCAGTTCCGTCACCGAAGTTATCCAGGAGGAAATCGGCGCAGAAAGCCTGGTGCTCCGAAACTTGGAATCCATTTCCGAAGAAGACGCGGCCAATGACGAAGACTATTTCAGCATGATGGAAAAAAATATTGAGACGTTGGAGACAGCGTTGAATGAGTAG
- a CDS encoding AEC family transporter yields the protein MDVATVTLAIATMALIIVLGAAVAFRFPITDNTKQLFMGIIINIAVPAIILNGIFNTDISEQIMQQAVTIFIFSIIFHAGAVFFAFLVGRMFRFSSSWAKKLAILSAFGNTGFIGIPLSFTIFGPTGGLLASVFNAGLDLMIFSLGIFMLQSHGQFDFRQLKALLNAPLIALVVGGLFAFSGLDAPVILQDLTEMLSSLSAPLSMLYIGFLLPPFFKKGQKFVFPKLWFPLSMRLLIIPIISITIIAYLPMDDFLKQLFIILVPLPTFTLATVLFSRYTEQENESVMTIIYSTILCLATIPIIAVYANFIS from the coding sequence ATGGATGTAGCAACTGTCACGCTCGCGATCGCGACGATGGCGCTCATCATTGTGCTCGGGGCGGCCGTCGCTTTTCGCTTTCCGATTACGGACAATACGAAGCAACTTTTCATGGGCATTATTATTAATATCGCCGTACCGGCCATTATCTTAAACGGCATCTTTAACACGGACATATCCGAACAAATCATGCAGCAAGCGGTTACGATCTTTATTTTTTCAATTATTTTTCATGCTGGAGCTGTTTTTTTTGCTTTTCTGGTTGGACGAATGTTTCGCTTTTCGTCGTCCTGGGCGAAAAAGCTTGCCATTCTTTCCGCGTTTGGCAACACGGGATTTATCGGTATCCCGCTCAGTTTCACCATTTTCGGTCCGACCGGCGGATTGCTCGCTTCCGTATTTAATGCCGGGCTTGATTTGATGATTTTCTCCCTCGGGATTTTCATGTTGCAGTCCCATGGACAATTTGACTTTAGGCAATTAAAAGCGTTGCTCAACGCTCCGTTAATCGCCTTAGTCGTCGGTGGCTTGTTTGCATTTAGCGGTCTGGATGCCCCTGTCATCCTCCAAGACTTAACTGAGATGTTGTCCAGCTTATCAGCGCCACTCTCGATGTTGTACATCGGCTTCTTGTTGCCACCTTTTTTTAAAAAAGGGCAAAAATTCGTGTTCCCGAAGCTTTGGTTTCCATTATCCATGCGCCTGCTCATTATTCCGATCATTAGCATCACGATCATCGCCTATTTGCCGATGGACGACTTTTTAAAACAATTATTCATTATCCTAGTTCCTTTACCGACATTTACTTTGGCAACGGTTCTTTTTTCACGGTATACGGAGCAGGAAAATGAATCGGTCATGACGATCATCTATTCAACGATCCTTTGTCTGGCCACAATTCCGATCATTGCTGTCTATGCCAATTTTATATCCTAA
- a CDS encoding cysteine hydrolase family protein — protein MHEALIVIDYTNDFVAPEGKLTCGEPGQNIEGRLASILQQFHRQEQEVFFAVDVHEENDPYHPETTLFPPHNIRGTSGHDQYGKVQTFLDELGAEWPAHVHWLDKTRYSAFAGTPLELKLRERGITHLHLVGVCTDICILHTAVDAYNRGFALTIHEDAVQSFNADGHKWALGHFKNCLGANVVSE, from the coding sequence ATGCATGAAGCGTTAATTGTCATTGATTATACGAATGATTTCGTGGCACCGGAAGGAAAATTAACATGTGGGGAGCCGGGGCAAAACATCGAAGGGAGGCTAGCGTCCATATTGCAACAATTCCATCGGCAAGAGCAGGAAGTTTTCTTTGCCGTCGACGTTCATGAAGAAAATGATCCATACCACCCGGAAACAACCTTATTCCCACCCCATAACATCCGGGGAACGAGCGGGCATGACCAATACGGAAAAGTCCAGACGTTTCTCGATGAGCTCGGCGCAGAATGGCCGGCTCACGTTCATTGGCTCGACAAAACACGCTACAGTGCATTCGCCGGGACGCCTTTGGAGCTAAAATTGCGCGAGAGAGGGATCACCCACCTCCACCTCGTCGGCGTTTGCACGGATATCTGTATTTTGCACACCGCCGTCGATGCCTATAATCGCGGATTCGCACTGACCATTCACGAAGATGCTGTCCAAAGTTTCAACGCCGATGGACACAAATGGGCACTCGGCCACTTTAAAAATTGCCTCGGCGCGAACGTTGTCTCCGAATAA
- a CDS encoding 2-hydroxyacid dehydrogenase, whose protein sequence is MKPYVYIAHPIPSDVEAYIAEHCEYRIWNDENKKVPKDQLKEELLSADGAILTGYDVDEPLLADAENLKVVSTVSVGYDHFDTSALKKHNVYGTHTPHVLDETVADLIFGLVLSGGRRIAELHEYVKGAHWGLEPDRAFYGYDIHQRTLGLIGMGRIGEKVAKRARFGFDMDIRYYNRSRKLEMEEKYDAVRLELDDLLKEADFVVLIVPLTEATHHLIGERELQLMKSSAVLVNGARGPVVDENAVVQALKEETIFSAALDVFEKEPLPKDHPLLSLRNVTLTPHIGSATRKTDEAMMMRAAENMVQGVFGDTPQNVIKELR, encoded by the coding sequence ATGAAGCCATACGTTTACATTGCACACCCGATCCCATCAGATGTAGAAGCTTATATCGCCGAACATTGCGAATATAGAATCTGGAATGACGAAAACAAAAAAGTGCCAAAGGATCAATTAAAAGAAGAATTGCTAAGTGCCGATGGCGCCATTCTAACGGGATATGACGTTGACGAACCGTTACTTGCGGACGCTGAGAACCTCAAAGTCGTGAGCACGGTTTCCGTTGGATACGATCACTTTGACACTTCTGCATTAAAGAAGCACAACGTTTATGGCACCCACACGCCCCATGTTCTCGATGAAACAGTCGCTGACTTGATTTTCGGACTCGTTTTATCCGGCGGCCGCAGAATTGCCGAACTCCACGAATATGTGAAGGGGGCACATTGGGGCTTAGAACCGGATCGCGCGTTTTACGGCTATGACATTCATCAACGCACACTTGGCCTCATCGGCATGGGAAGAATCGGTGAAAAAGTGGCAAAACGGGCACGCTTTGGCTTTGACATGGACATTCGTTATTATAATCGATCCCGAAAACTGGAAATGGAAGAAAAATACGATGCCGTCCGCCTCGAATTGGACGACCTCTTGAAAGAAGCGGATTTCGTCGTGCTCATCGTTCCTTTAACAGAAGCTACCCACCATTTAATCGGTGAACGCGAACTGCAGTTGATGAAATCCAGCGCGGTTTTGGTTAACGGAGCGCGAGGCCCGGTTGTTGATGAAAATGCAGTTGTCCAAGCTTTAAAAGAGGAGACCATCTTCAGTGCCGCGCTCGATGTATTTGAGAAAGAGCCGCTTCCAAAAGATCACCCACTGTTGTCCCTGCGCAATGTGACGTTAACCCCGCACATCGGGTCCGCTACCCGAAAAACAGATGAAGCCATGATGATGCGGGCTGCTGAAAATATGGTCCAAGGTGTTTTTGGGGATACGCCGCAAAATGTGATTAAAGAGTTGCGCTAG
- a CDS encoding metal ABC transporter solute-binding protein, Zn/Mn family, whose translation MKKPAFLYLSIFTSLGLLLSACSDEESGGETSDDSASAEGDEPIQVTSTIGQINDIVENVGGEHVDNTGLMGPGIDPHNYETSQGDVEQLDEADIIFWNGLNLEAQMADMLEQMGNEKPVHTLGEEVPDEAILEDEEEAGAPDPHIWFDPELWAYAVEGVRDSLAELDPENADDYQANADAYIDELEELQAWAEEEIETIDEDSRVLVTAHDAFQYFGDAVGMEVMGLQGISTEAEVGLSDVQGIIDEMIERDINALFSETSVSDSAVDAVIEGAQEQGHEVENGGALYSDAMGEPGTEEGTYTGMYEANINQIVDVLE comes from the coding sequence TTGAAAAAACCAGCTTTTCTTTACTTATCAATTTTTACAAGTTTAGGGTTATTGTTATCTGCCTGTAGCGATGAAGAATCAGGTGGGGAAACATCAGATGACTCTGCATCTGCGGAGGGAGATGAACCCATCCAAGTGACGTCGACTATAGGGCAAATCAATGACATCGTGGAAAATGTCGGCGGGGAACACGTAGACAATACCGGTTTAATGGGACCCGGCATTGACCCACACAATTATGAAACTTCTCAGGGAGATGTGGAACAGCTCGACGAAGCGGATATTATCTTTTGGAATGGGTTGAATCTGGAAGCACAAATGGCTGATATGTTGGAGCAAATGGGAAATGAAAAGCCGGTGCACACACTGGGCGAAGAGGTTCCTGACGAAGCCATCCTAGAAGACGAAGAGGAAGCCGGGGCGCCTGATCCACACATTTGGTTTGATCCTGAATTATGGGCTTATGCGGTTGAAGGCGTCAGAGACAGTTTAGCTGAACTCGACCCTGAGAATGCAGACGACTATCAAGCCAATGCAGACGCGTATATCGATGAACTCGAAGAACTACAAGCATGGGCGGAAGAAGAAATCGAAACGATCGACGAAGACAGCCGCGTACTCGTAACCGCCCATGATGCATTCCAATACTTCGGTGACGCCGTCGGCATGGAAGTGATGGGTCTACAAGGCATTAGTACAGAGGCCGAGGTCGGGCTAAGCGACGTGCAAGGTATCATTGATGAAATGATCGAACGGGATATCAATGCGTTGTTTTCCGAAACGAGCGTTTCCGACAGTGCGGTTGATGCCGTCATCGAAGGCGCGCAGGAACAAGGCCACGAGGTTGAAAACGGCGGTGCCCTTTATTCCGATGCGATGGGAGAACCCGGCACCGAAGAAGGCACGTATACCGGGATGTACGAAGCAAATATCAATCAAATCGTGGACGTATTGGAATAA
- a CDS encoding metal ABC transporter ATP-binding protein — protein MHPITAKNVTVAYHRKPVLQSINFEAPEGTLIGIIGPNGAGKSTLLKSILDLVPKASGEVNIYGKPYRKQRQIVGYVPQRGSVDWDFPTNALDVVLMGRYGQIGLFRRVKKKDVREAMSCLEKVDMDQYANRQISQLSGGQQQRVFLARALAQNAQVYFMDEPFVGVDAATERAIIKLLSELKDQGKTVLVVHHDLQTVQDYFDWIMLLNVRKIAFGPTPETFKKDLLQKTYGGRLTLFDQEKEQEVSSLV, from the coding sequence ATGCATCCGATCACTGCAAAGAACGTTACCGTGGCTTATCACCGCAAACCGGTCCTCCAAAGTATCAATTTCGAGGCACCGGAAGGCACACTCATTGGCATCATTGGCCCCAACGGTGCGGGTAAATCAACATTGTTGAAATCGATTCTCGACCTTGTGCCAAAAGCTTCCGGGGAAGTCAACATTTATGGAAAGCCCTACCGCAAGCAACGGCAAATAGTCGGTTATGTTCCGCAAAGAGGGTCGGTCGATTGGGATTTTCCGACGAATGCCCTTGATGTTGTGCTCATGGGACGATATGGCCAGATCGGTCTTTTTCGCAGGGTAAAAAAGAAAGACGTTAGAGAAGCCATGTCTTGTCTTGAAAAAGTCGACATGGACCAATACGCCAACCGGCAAATCAGCCAGTTGTCGGGCGGGCAGCAACAGCGTGTATTTCTCGCCCGTGCACTTGCCCAAAACGCTCAGGTCTACTTTATGGATGAACCGTTCGTCGGCGTGGATGCCGCTACGGAAAGAGCGATTATTAAATTATTAAGCGAGCTAAAAGACCAAGGGAAAACCGTTCTCGTCGTTCACCATGATTTGCAAACCGTCCAGGATTATTTTGACTGGATCATGCTGCTAAATGTCCGAAAAATTGCTTTCGGACCAACGCCAGAAACCTTTAAAAAAGACCTGTTGCAAAAAACATATGGCGGACGATTAACACTCTTCGACCAGGAAAAAGAACAGGAAGTGAGCTCCCTTGTTTGA
- a CDS encoding metal ABC transporter permease, translated as MFEILVYPNVQWVLIGTTALGIASGVLGSFALLRRQSLISDAMSHASLPGICIAFLIVGEKMMGALLLGAGLTAYLGTYCVQAIIHHTRLKTDAAIGLVLSVFFGIGIVLLTFINNLPIGGQAGLNEFIFGQAAAMTSADVRVISSVALILVIITILLFKELKLLIFDSEFAQGIGLPTTILNGLLMTMIVAAVVIGLQAVGVVLMVAMLIAPAITARYWTDRLDIMVVLSGIFGAISGILGTMISAPISGMPTGPLIIVAASMVFFASLIVAPKKGLLVKAYRLWHLRKQTAREQMLQSLYELAEERYQTLRSFEEAFAREDIQALRPLSERRFQKTLNNLKRYGEIAAREQGYELTASGRETAHKITLNNRYMQIYSMHEVRFANLHMEKRNWDFLSLPEEEQGRLHALLHEHHLEPKLLQILRQEEGYFR; from the coding sequence TTGTTTGAGATACTCGTTTACCCGAATGTTCAATGGGTGCTGATCGGGACTACCGCGCTCGGAATCGCCAGCGGAGTCCTCGGAAGTTTTGCACTGTTGCGTCGGCAAAGCCTGATCAGTGACGCCATGAGTCACGCTTCCCTCCCCGGCATTTGCATCGCCTTTCTCATTGTTGGGGAAAAAATGATGGGCGCCTTGTTGTTGGGGGCAGGATTGACGGCTTACTTGGGAACGTATTGTGTTCAAGCGATCATCCATCATACCCGATTGAAAACAGATGCGGCCATCGGTTTGGTTCTATCTGTTTTTTTCGGGATCGGCATTGTTCTCCTCACCTTTATTAACAATCTTCCCATCGGGGGGCAAGCCGGTTTGAACGAATTTATTTTCGGGCAGGCAGCCGCGATGACAAGCGCGGATGTCCGTGTTATTTCTTCTGTCGCCTTGATTTTGGTCATTATTACTATTTTACTTTTTAAAGAACTGAAATTGCTCATTTTTGATTCTGAGTTCGCACAAGGCATTGGTTTGCCTACGACTATTCTCAATGGTCTCTTAATGACGATGATCGTGGCGGCTGTTGTTATTGGCCTCCAAGCTGTCGGTGTCGTTTTGATGGTCGCGATGCTGATTGCACCTGCGATTACCGCTCGCTATTGGACAGATCGCCTGGATATCATGGTTGTTTTGTCCGGCATTTTCGGTGCCATTTCCGGTATTTTGGGCACGATGATCTCGGCGCCGATTTCCGGTATGCCTACAGGCCCACTTATCATTGTTGCCGCTAGTATGGTGTTCTTTGCTTCCCTCATCGTTGCTCCAAAAAAAGGATTGCTTGTCAAAGCTTACCGTTTATGGCATTTGCGCAAACAAACGGCAAGAGAGCAAATGTTACAAAGCCTCTATGAACTCGCCGAAGAGCGTTACCAAACGTTACGATCCTTCGAAGAAGCTTTCGCTCGGGAGGACATCCAGGCATTGCGTCCGTTATCCGAACGTAGGTTTCAAAAAACACTGAACAACTTAAAGCGTTACGGGGAAATTGCCGCGAGGGAACAAGGGTATGAATTGACGGCGTCAGGGAGAGAAACAGCGCATAAGATTACACTCAACAATCGTTACATGCAGATATATTCCATGCATGAAGTTCGCTTTGCCAACCTTCACATGGAAAAACGAAACTGGGATTTTTTATCACTCCCTGAAGAAGAGCAAGGGCGTTTACACGCTTTATTGCATGAGCATCATCTGGAGCCTAAATTATTGCAGATACTCCGGCAAGAGGAGGGCTACTTTAGATGA
- a CDS encoding metal ABC transporter permease, with product MSYTFWILLTASLVGITCGIVGVLLILRKLAMLSDAISHTVLLGIISAYLVTQSLDGWTMFIGALIVGVFTTVFVQMLNAAGVQSDAAIGIVFTFLFAIGVILVSMYASNVHIDVEHTVMGEIGFIPWETVNWFGIEGIPQAVWMLGIVLVIDVILLLLFYKEFKLSTFDPELAAAIGLPVGLLHYILMGMTSLTAVASFDAVGAILVVAMLIAPGATAYLLTERFPVMFILSAVFGMLAAFSGYYIAAWLDASIAGMMATMAGVLFLLAFIFSPTHGLIAKAVSQKKVSEVNADT from the coding sequence ATGAGTTATACATTTTGGATTCTTTTAACCGCTTCTCTTGTGGGCATTACCTGCGGGATCGTCGGCGTCCTGCTTATTTTGCGGAAATTAGCGATGCTATCCGATGCGATCAGCCACACGGTGCTACTTGGGATTATTTCTGCTTACCTCGTTACTCAATCGTTGGATGGATGGACGATGTTTATTGGAGCATTGATTGTCGGCGTATTCACGACCGTTTTCGTGCAAATGCTCAATGCTGCAGGCGTCCAATCCGATGCTGCGATCGGAATCGTTTTTACATTTTTGTTTGCTATCGGGGTTATTCTCGTATCCATGTATGCGAGCAATGTCCACATTGACGTGGAGCACACCGTTATGGGGGAAATTGGATTTATTCCGTGGGAGACGGTGAATTGGTTCGGCATTGAAGGGATTCCTCAGGCGGTATGGATGCTTGGCATTGTCCTCGTCATCGACGTCATACTGCTCCTGCTCTTTTATAAAGAATTTAAGCTCAGCACGTTTGACCCTGAACTCGCGGCTGCCATTGGACTACCCGTTGGCTTGTTGCACTACATCCTCATGGGGATGACATCCCTCACAGCGGTCGCCTCCTTTGACGCAGTCGGAGCGATACTCGTCGTTGCCATGTTAATCGCCCCGGGCGCAACCGCGTACTTGCTAACGGAACGCTTTCCTGTGATGTTTATCCTTAGTGCAGTTTTCGGCATGCTCGCCGCATTTTCAGGGTACTACATCGCTGCCTGGCTAGATGCTTCCATTGCCGGCATGATGGCAACGATGGCAGGCGTACTCTTCTTGCTAGCCTTTATTTTCTCCCCGACTCATGGGTTGATTGCAAAGGCTGTTTCGCAAAAAAAAGTCAGTGAAGTCAATGCAGATACGTGA
- a CDS encoding CapA family protein, translating to MRSQHNRKFNLQESMLAYTKKHKKRALPHAIIGAAVSLLILFVAQLWPASEVGSTSVASDENAVFTGSFVGDIMAGRYVEQVIDHQGPEFLFRHAKPYFDASDYVTGNFENPVLFEDEVYEPEDKEIHLEAGEGAVNLLSEAGFSNVNLANNHIRDYGSKGVRDTLAAFEDSDVDTVGAHFGQEEEAVSIEAYDDLTVATLGFNDVWSRSGRDGVADSDPAQSLNEIQQASEDADLVVAHLHSGVEYTSTITDRQEDLMKAYVDAGADIVVGHHPHVLQSVDVYNDGIIFYSLGNFVFDQGWTRTRDTVLAQYELAEDGTAEIELVPFRIHESQPRPIDGFAEPYYRERIFQQLTKDTSDESVYEKSDGRLVFEVDHGHVVE from the coding sequence ATGAGATCTCAACATAATCGCAAATTCAATTTGCAGGAATCCATGCTGGCATATACAAAAAAACATAAAAAACGGGCGCTGCCTCATGCCATTATTGGGGCTGCCGTTTCGTTGCTTATCTTATTTGTCGCTCAATTGTGGCCTGCTTCGGAGGTGGGATCGACGAGTGTCGCCAGTGACGAAAATGCCGTCTTCACCGGATCGTTTGTCGGAGATATTATGGCCGGGCGTTATGTGGAGCAAGTGATCGACCACCAGGGGCCGGAATTTTTATTTCGGCATGCCAAGCCTTATTTTGACGCATCCGATTACGTAACCGGAAATTTTGAAAACCCGGTCTTGTTTGAAGATGAAGTCTACGAGCCGGAAGATAAAGAAATTCATCTGGAAGCAGGAGAAGGGGCTGTGAATCTCCTATCGGAAGCCGGATTTTCAAATGTCAACCTCGCCAATAATCATATTCGCGATTATGGCTCCAAAGGGGTGCGAGACACCCTTGCGGCTTTTGAAGATTCAGACGTAGACACGGTAGGCGCTCATTTCGGTCAAGAGGAAGAAGCGGTATCCATCGAAGCGTATGACGATTTAACCGTGGCTACCCTCGGCTTCAACGATGTTTGGTCGCGATCGGGAAGGGATGGAGTCGCCGACTCTGATCCTGCCCAATCGCTAAACGAGATACAGCAAGCGAGTGAAGATGCGGACCTTGTCGTCGCCCATCTCCATAGCGGTGTGGAGTATACAAGCACGATTACGGATCGCCAGGAAGATTTAATGAAAGCTTACGTGGATGCTGGCGCGGATATTGTCGTGGGCCACCACCCTCACGTGTTACAATCCGTCGATGTTTATAATGACGGCATCATCTTTTATTCCCTGGGAAATTTCGTGTTTGACCAGGGGTGGACACGGACGAGAGACACTGTTTTGGCCCAATATGAATTGGCCGAAGACGGGACGGCTGAGATTGAACTTGTCCCTTTTCGCATTCATGAATCCCAACCGAGACCCATTGACGGATTTGCAGAACCATATTATCGCGAGCGTATTTTTCAACAGCTGACAAAGGATACCTCAGATGAATCCGTCTATGAAAAATCCGATGGTCGCTTAGTGTTCGAAGTTGATCATGGACATGTGGTAGAATAG
- the pgsC gene encoding poly-gamma-glutamate biosynthesis protein PgsC, translating into MFGTELYIALVIGTILSLIYTERTGVMPAGLIVPGYLALVFDQPIFMVMIFFISFLTYIITMQVVGRLTVLYGRRKFAAMMTVGILLKMVFDYFYPIFPFETVEFRGLGVIVPGLVANSFQRQGVMPTLLSTLVISGVTFFIVTILYLI; encoded by the coding sequence TTGTTTGGAACAGAATTATATATTGCACTCGTGATAGGAACCATATTAAGCCTTATCTATACGGAACGGACAGGTGTTATGCCGGCAGGCCTCATTGTGCCGGGATACCTCGCTTTAGTATTTGACCAGCCAATTTTTATGGTCATGATTTTTTTCATCAGTTTCTTAACGTATATAATAACGATGCAAGTGGTCGGGCGCTTAACGGTTTTGTATGGGCGCCGAAAATTTGCGGCAATGATGACGGTGGGGATTTTGCTGAAAATGGTCTTTGATTATTTTTACCCGATATTCCCGTTTGAAACGGTCGAATTTCGAGGACTCGGGGTCATTGTGCCCGGATTGGTCGCGAATTCGTTTCAGCGGCAAGGGGTCATGCCAACATTGCTAAGCACGTTGGTCATCAGCGGAGTCACCTTTTTCATCGTCACAATACTGTATTTAATCTAA